A section of the Deinococcus taeanensis genome encodes:
- a CDS encoding transposase, with protein MDRARAQYPTVSLGGCKTASNTREQCASPDVLAKLTRCFTAHFPEFRKNQVELLSLMVLALLQAKDVRHAELAARFSGRAQTSSVIRRVERFFDRHPLCPADVAHVVLALLPQTRPREFIIDRTNWRYGQTDVNVLMLAVLWRGVAVPLLFELLPHGGSSDTAVRHALMDDALCLLTASQIRVLYADREFVGHDWIQGLAQKGIPICVRLRRDSPMDEWSAQDWLGRLQTGSAGLLVEHAEVDGQPMNVVLTSTPDGDALIIASNTGAVTAIQAQYRHRFRVKCLFRALKSKGFKLENTPMTLHDHVERLLCLLTLTDVWCVLAGIPEICPNKQHGRRAWSVVTLGLRALVRAISRKVDHEELPLLRLIDLFMPSKTHI; from the coding sequence ATGGATAGAGCCCGTGCTCAGTACCCGACAGTTTCTCTGGGAGGTTGCAAAACCGCGAGTAACACGCGAGAACAGTGTGCGTCTCCCGATGTCCTGGCCAAACTGACCCGCTGCTTCACCGCGCACTTTCCGGAGTTCCGCAAGAACCAGGTGGAGCTGCTGTCGCTGATGGTGCTCGCGCTGCTTCAGGCCAAAGATGTCCGGCACGCTGAACTTGCGGCGCGCTTCTCTGGACGCGCGCAGACCAGCTCGGTGATTCGCCGCGTGGAGCGCTTTTTTGATCGCCATCCACTGTGTCCCGCCGATGTGGCCCATGTCGTCTTGGCGCTGCTCCCACAGACGCGGCCTCGCGAGTTCATCATCGACCGTACGAACTGGAGATACGGTCAGACGGACGTGAACGTCCTGATGCTGGCGGTGCTGTGGCGCGGTGTGGCGGTCCCCTTGCTGTTCGAGCTGCTGCCCCACGGGGGCAGCAGCGATACAGCGGTGCGCCACGCCCTGATGGATGACGCGCTGTGCCTGCTCACGGCGTCACAGATTCGCGTGCTGTACGCGGATCGTGAGTTCGTCGGACACGACTGGATTCAGGGCCTGGCGCAGAAAGGCATTCCGATCTGTGTGCGCTTGCGACGCGACAGTCCAATGGACGAGTGGTCTGCTCAGGACTGGCTGGGCCGTCTGCAGACCGGCAGTGCCGGTCTGCTGGTCGAGCACGCCGAGGTCGACGGGCAGCCGATGAACGTCGTGTTGACGTCCACACCGGACGGAGACGCCCTGATCATTGCCAGCAACACCGGCGCCGTGACCGCCATTCAGGCGCAGTATCGTCATCGCTTCCGAGTCAAGTGTCTGTTTCGGGCCCTCAAAAGCAAGGGCTTCAAGTTGGAAAATACGCCTATGACGCTCCACGATCACGTGGAGCGCCTCCTGTGCCTGCTGACCCTGACCGACGTCTGGTGCGTGCTGGCGGGCATCCCCGAGATCTGCCCGAACAAACAGCATGGTCGCCGGGCCTGGAGCGTCGTGACGCTGGGCTTACGGGCCCTGGTTCGCGCCATCAGCCGGAAGGTTGATCACGAAGAGCTGCCCCTCCTACGACTGATTGACCTGTTCATGCCGTCCAAGACGCACATCTGA
- a CDS encoding O-antigen ligase family protein has product MSLNLRDFAAFGTAATLLFILPISLPGGFFALPKLLVTALWLTVLAATLFLARKNLELSISRPVVALSTAYIGWIALANLSFSPYRAFTLVGWPNWYTGLTQTVLIVGIFILVSMIQKDDSSDVPFYMHIFFITSLIITIISVLERIGFNPLIGSEWFVIPDLQKEVSAFYPIATVGNSGWIGGFWLLMLALPLILIRYRWLFLLWSLTNAIGIATTNNKTALYLALIYQVGILGWISFKKRDRIIGLTIIISFLVLIIGSSALTKINILLFKTGVVSRVTSVAKSDASAGGSSLQGRIIIWRGTLRLAGERPLTGWGLDTLQMNFFRSLSHKEYIDLMKPVLGLKLDETAKSLGFLHMVYGPDMEFKRMKFFIMVKPHNAILEELYSHGVVSLLILILLLGYCGQIIIKWGGYKEKILLTACTLYGIYLLAWFTTIAVTPIAAVLLGFAIAGSYSKHSPVGYALGRDLTIE; this is encoded by the coding sequence ATGAGCCTAAATCTTCGTGATTTCGCTGCATTCGGCACTGCGGCAACACTTCTTTTCATTCTTCCGATCTCCCTTCCTGGAGGTTTCTTCGCTCTTCCAAAACTTCTCGTGACCGCGCTATGGTTGACGGTGCTTGCAGCAACTCTGTTTCTCGCACGAAAAAATTTAGAACTGAGCATTTCACGACCTGTTGTGGCTTTAAGTACGGCTTATATAGGTTGGATCGCTTTAGCTAATCTTAGCTTCTCTCCATATCGAGCATTCACGCTGGTTGGCTGGCCCAACTGGTACACAGGACTCACTCAAACTGTATTAATTGTAGGAATCTTTATTTTAGTAAGTATGATACAAAAGGACGATTCATCTGACGTGCCGTTTTACATGCATATATTCTTTATAACAAGCTTGATTATTACTATCATATCCGTATTAGAAAGAATTGGATTTAATCCATTAATTGGAAGTGAATGGTTTGTAATTCCAGATCTACAAAAAGAGGTTAGTGCTTTCTATCCTATTGCAACTGTCGGCAACTCCGGCTGGATAGGTGGATTCTGGCTGCTTATGCTTGCTCTTCCATTAATCCTGATACGGTATCGGTGGTTATTCCTGCTTTGGTCTTTGACTAATGCAATTGGAATTGCCACAACTAATAATAAAACCGCTCTTTATCTAGCGCTTATATACCAAGTAGGAATTTTAGGGTGGATTTCTTTTAAAAAAAGAGATCGCATCATTGGACTAACAATTATAATCTCATTTCTCGTATTAATTATAGGGTCTTCTGCTCTAACAAAAATAAACATTCTTCTTTTTAAAACTGGGGTCGTTTCCAGAGTCACTTCAGTCGCAAAATCCGATGCTTCTGCAGGCGGCTCTAGCTTACAAGGTCGCATCATCATCTGGAGAGGTACTCTCCGATTGGCTGGCGAGCGACCATTAACCGGTTGGGGGTTAGATACTCTACAAATGAACTTTTTCCGTTCTCTATCACATAAAGAGTATATTGATCTCATGAAGCCTGTGTTAGGATTGAAATTGGACGAAACAGCAAAGAGCTTAGGATTTTTGCACATGGTGTATGGTCCTGACATGGAATTCAAAAGGATGAAGTTTTTTATTATGGTGAAGCCCCATAACGCTATTCTGGAAGAACTTTACAGCCATGGAGTTGTTAGCCTGCTGATTCTTATATTGCTTTTAGGATACTGCGGTCAAATAATTATAAAATGGGGGGGATACAAGGAAAAAATACTCTTAACCGCCTGCACCTTGTATGGTATATATCTACTCGCTTGGTTCACTACGATTGCCGTGACCCCTATCGCGGCTGTACTCCTGGGTTTTGCCATCGCGGGTAGTTATAGCAAGCATTCCCCTGTAGGCTATGCTTTAGGTCGAGACCTAACAATTGAATAA
- a CDS encoding C40 family peptidase, which yields MNASRIFLTLLALSATAHAATYTVKPGDTLYSIARATGVDAATLLKLNRLGSSTIQVGQKLSTGGSGAPAQSAPRAVTAPTQQGSSFIRAAATRFLGVRYVLGATGNGGLDCSGFTLNVFRQLGVNLPRTAAQQWHTGSAVSRRDLRAGDLVFFNTMGRTASHVGIYMGDGMMANANSYHGRTLIEPLFGNAYWASRYDGARRVLN from the coding sequence ATGAACGCCTCCCGAATCTTCCTGACCCTCCTGGCCCTCAGCGCAACGGCTCACGCCGCCACGTACACCGTCAAACCCGGTGACACGCTGTACTCCATCGCCCGCGCCACCGGTGTTGACGCCGCCACCCTGCTGAAGCTCAACAGACTCGGCAGCTCCACCATCCAGGTCGGGCAGAAACTCAGCACTGGCGGTTCAGGCGCCCCGGCCCAGTCGGCGCCCCGCGCTGTCACCGCCCCCACGCAGCAGGGCAGCTCCTTCATCCGCGCCGCCGCCACACGCTTCCTGGGCGTCCGCTACGTGCTGGGCGCCACGGGCAACGGCGGTCTGGACTGCAGCGGCTTCACCCTGAACGTTTTCCGCCAGCTCGGCGTGAACCTGCCCCGCACCGCCGCCCAGCAGTGGCACACTGGCAGTGCCGTCAGCCGCCGCGACCTGCGCGCCGGCGACCTCGTGTTCTTCAACACCATGGGCCGCACCGCCAGCCACGTCGGCATCTACATGGGCGACGGCATGATGGCCAACGCCAACAGCTACCACGGCCGCACCCTGATCGAGCCGCTGTTCGGCAACGCCTACTGGGCCAGCCGCTACGACGGCGCCCGCCGCGTCCTGAACTGA
- a CDS encoding type II secretion system protein — MKNSTQGFTLIELLIVIAIIGILAAVLIPNLLGARKKANDAAAQSVGRQILTAMAAVETGNATSTGQDAVCSARSTAGVVTVTSGSETASVNAPAPITAVTCTSNTSQYSTTITYNGGSNATATYTSAK, encoded by the coding sequence ATGAAGAACAGCACCCAAGGCTTCACCCTGATTGAGCTCCTCATCGTGATCGCGATCATCGGCATCCTGGCCGCCGTGTTGATCCCCAACCTGCTCGGCGCTCGCAAGAAAGCGAACGATGCCGCCGCTCAGAGTGTCGGCCGGCAGATCCTAACGGCGATGGCCGCCGTCGAAACTGGGAACGCCACTAGCACGGGTCAGGATGCAGTCTGCAGCGCGCGCTCCACTGCCGGTGTTGTGACTGTGACCTCTGGCAGTGAGACCGCTAGCGTGAACGCCCCCGCTCCTATCACAGCGGTAACCTGCACCAGCAACACGAGCCAGTACAGCACTACAATCACCTACAACGGTGGCAGCAACGCGACCGCGACCTACACCTCTGCCAAGTAA
- the dtd gene encoding D-aminoacyl-tRNA deacylase: MRATLQRVTRATCTVNGEVTGQTGPGLLVLLGVAPGDTDLTARTLAGKIARLRIFGDDRGRMNRSVQDIGGGILSVSQFTLYADTRSGNRPSFTGAAAPEHARALYGTFNAALRDQGLPVGEGIFGAHMVLDLTNDGPVTLTLDLD; the protein is encoded by the coding sequence GTGCGCGCCACCCTGCAGCGCGTCACCCGCGCCACCTGCACCGTGAACGGCGAGGTCACCGGCCAGACCGGACCGGGCCTGCTGGTGCTGCTGGGCGTCGCGCCCGGCGACACGGACCTTACCGCCCGCACCCTGGCCGGCAAGATTGCCCGGCTCCGGATCTTCGGCGATGACCGGGGCCGGATGAACCGCAGCGTGCAGGACATCGGCGGCGGGATCCTCAGCGTCAGCCAGTTCACGCTGTATGCCGACACCCGCAGCGGCAACCGCCCCAGTTTTACGGGCGCCGCCGCACCCGAACACGCCCGCGCCCTGTACGGCACCTTCAACGCGGCCCTGCGCGACCAGGGCCTCCCGGTGGGCGAGGGGATCTTCGGGGCACACATGGTCCTGGACCTCACGAACGACGGCCCCGTGACGCTCACCCTCGACCTCGACTGA
- a CDS encoding outer membrane lipoprotein carrier protein LolA — protein sequence MTRRLTLTLLAALLPAAGAQTAQDIIGKVDATQKAARDVTFRLSGTASLDTSAQKVDLTIKAIPAQSLARVQFAAPDALADNVVVADKNEIRQYMYLTNQITVTSAQKAASQAGLGLDFTQLSNTADLLSNYNVKLVGTTGAAGKRLYQLEATAKSGGTDRTRVWITEAGWRPTRIQLVGSNGRTLADLTVSNYKVNSGLTASAIRMLPKDAQIIKQ from the coding sequence ATGACCAGACGCCTGACCCTGACCCTTCTGGCGGCCCTTCTTCCGGCCGCCGGAGCCCAGACTGCCCAGGACATCATCGGCAAGGTGGACGCCACCCAGAAAGCCGCCCGGGATGTCACGTTCCGCCTCAGTGGCACCGCCTCCCTGGATACGTCCGCCCAGAAAGTGGACCTGACGATCAAGGCCATCCCGGCGCAGAGCCTTGCCCGCGTGCAGTTCGCCGCGCCGGACGCCCTGGCCGATAACGTCGTCGTGGCTGATAAGAACGAGATTCGGCAGTACATGTACCTCACCAACCAGATCACCGTGACCAGCGCCCAGAAGGCCGCCAGTCAGGCGGGTCTGGGTCTGGATTTCACGCAGCTGAGCAACACTGCGGACCTGCTGTCGAATTACAACGTGAAACTCGTCGGCACCACCGGTGCTGCTGGCAAGCGGCTGTACCAGCTGGAGGCCACCGCCAAGAGCGGCGGCACGGACCGCACCCGCGTGTGGATCACGGAGGCCGGCTGGCGTCCCACCCGCATTCAGCTGGTCGGCAGCAATGGCAGGACCCTGGCGGACCTGACGGTCTCGAACTACAAGGTCAACAGTGGCCTGACCGCCAGCGCGATCCGGATGCTGCCCAAGGACGCACAGATCATCAAGCAGTAA
- a CDS encoding DUF1844 domain-containing protein, which yields MPHPDFVGLVNSLQATAEAALGDLNAATASAARDGLLDERRARQTAERSLKLLAMLAEKTRGNLDFTEADLLTNAIASVHERLQAPTPDTN from the coding sequence ATGCCCCACCCCGATTTTGTCGGACTCGTGAACTCCCTCCAGGCCACGGCCGAAGCGGCGCTGGGCGACCTGAACGCCGCCACAGCCAGCGCCGCCCGCGACGGCCTGCTCGACGAACGACGTGCACGGCAGACGGCCGAACGCAGCCTGAAACTCCTGGCCATGCTCGCCGAAAAAACCCGCGGAAACCTGGACTTCACCGAGGCGGACCTCCTCACGAACGCCATCGCCAGCGTTCACGAACGCCTGCAGGCCCCCACGCCGGACACCAACTGA
- a CDS encoding N-formylglutamate amidohydrolase, translating into MTDAPCTQPAALLVVTPHASGALPADILHDMLGDAAQHTATRDRHLRRVFLDGDPYTDLIYHVPGARHVQAPWSRFAVDLNRTRDDQEDNGVIKLTTFDRQPLYPPGFVLTPEAREQRLRRHWDPFDALITSELQGAALMIVGHCMAATGPALGPDQGAPRPAVCLMTGTDHAPTFPRQHWAALRDACAQHFTPVLPEHAPRDVTIGVPWQTDTLSATHHARSAVPAFGIEVNAGLYLRGTGPDTHPDDHMISDLNRAFRDFAHAALTLLT; encoded by the coding sequence GTGACTGACGCTCCTTGCACGCAGCCCGCAGCCCTGCTGGTGGTCACCCCGCACGCCTCGGGCGCCCTGCCCGCCGACATCCTGCACGACATGCTGGGCGACGCCGCGCAGCACACCGCCACCCGGGACCGGCACCTGCGGCGCGTATTCCTCGACGGCGACCCCTACACCGACCTGATCTACCACGTGCCCGGCGCCCGGCACGTCCAGGCGCCCTGGAGCCGCTTCGCGGTCGACCTGAACCGGACCCGTGACGACCAGGAGGACAACGGCGTCATCAAACTCACCACCTTCGACCGACAACCTCTCTACCCCCCCGGTTTCGTCCTCACCCCCGAAGCGCGCGAACAGCGCCTGCGCCGCCACTGGGATCCCTTCGACGCCCTGATCACCAGTGAACTTCAGGGCGCCGCGCTGATGATCGTCGGTCACTGCATGGCCGCCACCGGCCCGGCCCTCGGGCCAGACCAGGGCGCGCCACGACCCGCCGTGTGCCTCATGACCGGAACGGATCATGCCCCCACCTTCCCGCGCCAGCACTGGGCAGCGCTGCGTGACGCCTGCGCGCAGCACTTCACGCCGGTCCTGCCGGAGCATGCCCCGCGCGACGTGACCATCGGGGTGCCCTGGCAGACCGATACGCTCAGCGCCACCCACCACGCCCGCAGCGCCGTGCCCGCCTTCGGGATCGAGGTGAATGCCGGCCTGTACCTGCGCGGCACCGGCCCTGACACTCACCCGGACGACCACATGATCAGCGACCTGAACCGCGCGTTCCGTGATTTTGCGCACGCTGCCCTGACCCTCCTGACCTGA
- a CDS encoding polyprenyl synthetase family protein has translation MRPELLSRVLSLLPESAVRPELDEYYAMLRDYPQRGGKGIRSELLLASARAHGVVEGTAAWEGALWLAAALELFQNWVLIHDDIEDDSEERRGRPAMHRLHGVPLAINVGDGLHAYMWAAVHRSGVSGAVPAFLDMIHRTAEGQHLDLCWVEGRTWALREEDYLDMVRLKTAYYTVVVPLQLGALAAGVVPSEAFGAAGLALGAAFQIRDDVLNLNGDAGTYGKEIGGDLLEGKRTLIVLHWLAGAPAPQREVFLEQMRRDRPAKDAAVIAQIHRWLLESGSVAYAQAFADREAQVGLTLLEDALAGVPDPSAAAALLRTVRTLASRDH, from the coding sequence ATGCGTCCTGAGCTGCTGTCCCGCGTGTTGTCCCTGCTGCCCGAGTCGGCGGTCCGACCGGAACTTGATGAGTATTACGCCATGCTGCGCGACTATCCGCAGCGGGGCGGGAAGGGCATTCGCAGTGAGCTGCTGCTCGCCAGCGCGCGCGCGCACGGGGTGGTGGAGGGCACGGCGGCGTGGGAGGGGGCGCTGTGGCTGGCCGCAGCGCTGGAATTGTTCCAGAACTGGGTGCTGATTCATGATGACATCGAGGATGACAGTGAGGAGCGCCGGGGCCGGCCGGCCATGCACCGCCTGCACGGCGTGCCCCTGGCGATCAACGTGGGTGATGGGCTGCATGCGTACATGTGGGCGGCCGTGCACCGTTCGGGGGTGAGCGGCGCGGTGCCGGCGTTCCTGGACATGATTCACCGCACGGCGGAGGGGCAGCACCTGGACCTGTGCTGGGTGGAGGGCCGCACCTGGGCGCTGCGCGAGGAGGACTACCTGGATATGGTGCGCCTGAAAACGGCGTACTACACGGTGGTCGTGCCGTTGCAGCTGGGGGCGCTGGCGGCGGGTGTGGTGCCCAGCGAGGCGTTCGGTGCGGCAGGGCTGGCGCTGGGGGCCGCTTTCCAGATCCGTGATGACGTGCTGAACCTGAATGGGGATGCCGGGACGTACGGGAAGGAGATTGGTGGGGACCTGCTGGAGGGCAAGCGGACGCTGATCGTGCTGCACTGGCTGGCCGGGGCGCCCGCCCCTCAGCGCGAGGTGTTTCTGGAGCAGATGCGCCGCGACCGGCCGGCAAAGGACGCGGCTGTCATTGCGCAGATTCACCGCTGGCTGCTAGAGAGTGGCAGCGTCGCGTACGCGCAGGCGTTCGCGGACCGGGAGGCGCAGGTGGGTCTGACCCTGCTGGAGGACGCCCTGGCGGGGGTGCCGGATCCGTCCGCGGCTGCGGCGCTGCTGCGCACGGTTCGCACGCTCGCCTCCCGCGATCATTGA
- a CDS encoding KGG domain-containing protein, with translation MTSNNRTNGNVRRGFAGMDPARQREIASKGGRAAHESGNAHEFTSEEAREAGRKGGQAVSSNRQHMAEIGRKGGEASHGSRNQMRNQRNDTDDTQQNRNN, from the coding sequence ATGACCAGCAACAACAGAACCAACGGCAACGTCCGGCGCGGTTTCGCCGGCATGGACCCCGCCCGCCAGCGCGAAATCGCCTCGAAAGGCGGCCGGGCCGCTCATGAAAGCGGCAACGCCCACGAGTTTACCAGCGAAGAGGCGCGCGAAGCGGGTCGAAAAGGCGGGCAGGCTGTCAGTTCCAACCGGCAGCACATGGCTGAGATTGGACGCAAAGGCGGCGAAGCCTCTCACGGCAGCCGCAACCAGATGCGCAACCAACGCAACGACACGGACGACACCCAGCAGAACCGGAACAACTGA
- a CDS encoding LysM peptidoglycan-binding domain-containing M23 family metallopeptidase, translated as MTRRFSTLAALLLLGSAAAYTVRPGDTLYSIARASSTTVDALIRLNNLKSTTLEVGQELQLPPQRPTPPASSTPSLPPPLDDQQLAPTPPTARIAGVNITVPASLRMGEAFTVQLSGPRAAQATVRFPSEVGEDVRQPNEILRPTGGAGEYVVLGRVVLGKTTPLVYEVTLNGELVRGRIPVIALDDPIQHLNLPSSISKVLVDPARQNEDALVEKAYARRTPQAWTRPFAPALKGVTPSSSSFGQPRTYVAGGPVAYHFGTDYPARAGTPVLAVNDGTVVIAGRYPVRGGLVVIDHGAGLVSLYFHQSRVTAKVGQTVRRGDKIGEVGTTGLSAGPHLHLELRVRGEGTNPAGWMGRVWPR; from the coding sequence ATGACGCGCCGATTCAGCACCCTGGCCGCCCTGCTGCTCCTGGGCAGCGCAGCGGCCTACACCGTCCGGCCCGGCGATACCCTCTACTCCATCGCGCGTGCCAGCAGCACCACCGTCGACGCCCTGATCCGCCTGAACAACCTTAAGAGCACCACCCTGGAGGTCGGACAGGAACTCCAGCTCCCCCCGCAGAGGCCCACCCCTCCCGCCTCCAGCACCCCCAGCCTGCCCCCACCACTGGACGACCAGCAACTCGCCCCCACGCCTCCCACCGCCCGGATCGCCGGCGTGAACATCACCGTGCCCGCGAGCCTGCGCATGGGGGAGGCGTTCACGGTTCAGCTCAGTGGCCCCCGTGCCGCGCAGGCCACCGTCCGCTTCCCCAGTGAAGTCGGCGAGGACGTCCGCCAGCCCAACGAGATCCTGCGCCCCACCGGCGGAGCGGGCGAGTACGTGGTGCTCGGCCGCGTGGTCCTCGGCAAGACCACCCCGCTGGTGTACGAGGTGACCCTGAACGGCGAACTCGTCCGCGGCCGCATTCCGGTCATCGCGCTTGACGATCCCATCCAGCACCTGAACCTCCCGTCCAGCATCAGCAAGGTCCTCGTTGACCCGGCCCGGCAGAACGAGGACGCACTGGTCGAAAAGGCGTACGCCCGGCGCACCCCGCAGGCCTGGACGCGGCCCTTCGCCCCTGCACTCAAAGGCGTCACGCCCAGCAGTTCCTCCTTCGGTCAGCCCCGCACCTACGTTGCCGGCGGTCCCGTCGCCTACCACTTCGGCACCGACTACCCCGCCCGGGCCGGTACGCCCGTCCTGGCGGTCAATGACGGAACGGTCGTCATCGCCGGGCGCTACCCCGTACGCGGTGGCCTGGTCGTCATTGATCACGGCGCCGGACTCGTCAGCCTGTACTTCCACCAGAGCAGGGTCACGGCGAAAGTCGGGCAGACAGTCAGGCGCGGCGACAAGATCGGTGAGGTCGGCACCACCGGTCTGAGCGCCGGCCCGCACCTGCACCTCGAACTGCGCGTGCGGGGCGAGGGCACCAACCCCGCCGGGTGGATGGGCCGCGTCTGGCCCCGCTGA